The following coding sequences are from one Nicotiana tomentosiformis chromosome 3, ASM39032v3, whole genome shotgun sequence window:
- the LOC138908418 gene encoding uncharacterized protein has product MLMRDSFNNSNRPFRFESMWTSHPSFPSIINETFTNNSPLIQSTETFKSLVTHWKRHTFGNIFHKKRRNMARIAGIQKLPNYQFNNYLLNLESNLIRELDSIFKNEDDFWKLKSRFNWLTEGDANIRFFHTSTLNWRRRNMIMSLKEESGN; this is encoded by the coding sequence ATGCTAATGAGGGATTCTTTCAATAATTCAAACAGACCCTTCAGGTTTGAATCAATGTGGACTAGCCACCCCTCATTCCCTAGTATCATCAATGAGACATTTACTAATAACTCCCCTCTAATCCAATCAACTGAAACTTTCAAAAGCCTTGTGACCCACTGGAAAAGGCACACATTTGGCAACATCTTTCACAAAAAGAGAAGGAATATGGCTAGAATTGCCGGGATTCAAAAGTTACCAAACTACCAATTCAATAATTACTTGCTAAACCTAGAAAGTAACCTGATCAGAGAACTTGACTCCATCTTCAAGAATGAGGATGACTTCTGGAAACTCAAGTCAAGGTTCAATTGGCTAACTGAAGGTGATGCCAACATTAGATTCTTCCACACTTCCACCCTTAACTGGAGAAGAAGGAACATGATCATGTCCCTCAAAGAGGAGAGTGGAAACTGA